Below is a genomic region from Erigeron canadensis isolate Cc75 chromosome 7, C_canadensis_v1, whole genome shotgun sequence.
tgtttataaatttaagattaGAAAAATACACATCACTAGTCTTCGTCCAAATGTCTTGTGGCTTCGTATTAAGTTGAGTAGATACGTTTGCCTTCACTTGCATTGTCTTGTGAACCTATGATAACATGTCATCTCATTAAGtatcaaaagttcacatttctAAACTCATTTAAGGATAGAAACATGACCTAATGATATgggaaataatcacaaaatggacgctcatcaacaCCATAACATTTTTGTGCATGACTCGTTGGACTTTACAAAAGTAACTCAACGACCTCAAATGCGAGAAACCCAAATATATCAAATGCAAATGATATAAATACATGTTATTCTTAATTAGACTGATTTGTCTATTtcttatttgtatatttaatgcAATTTGTTAGATTTATTTAACATTgcaataaaaatatacaaagtattttctttattgattaATGTTTCAGTTATGcgttaaattaaaaagattggAATTGATAAAATATTTGAAGATGAGGTTTAAAAGATGTCTTATTAGGAGGAAATGTTCTTAAAGGTGTTTTGGGTGATGTAAGAGTATATATGTAATGAAATGAAGATGTTATTGATCGAGAAATGCCTTAAtcatattaaaatatgaaaCGTACAAATCAAAAACACATTTATTTATGCACTTTCAAATCAAAAACAAtcaattttcatttaattttttaagtaATAGTCGGCTAGTCGCATTGTAACATATGTagatttatttatgtattaacgtcttttttattttatttttcatttttatgtttCTGTCAGcagtttaatttaattatcttaTTCACACCTATTGCATGCGTAATATGCATTAATAAAAACCAACTAGCTACCAAATATGCAGCTTGACTAAAAGAACACATGCATTTAGTCGATCTAGGATGTAGTTGTTGAGTTTAGTGTGTTTTCTTTGATTATTATAGTTACAATGATATGCTAAACAATAGTGCCTTAAATTTATCAGTCGTATAATATAAAGTCAAAAAAGTTTATTAGTTATATAGATTTTAATAAACACAATCacataatacatatacatagatTAAATAATGAAACATTACGAAATGATCGATGTGGTTAAAGTAATGAACCATAAATCGACTGATAAATGCCTATGCCTTGAAGCTATGAAGaggttttctttttagtttgtCTCATTTTTTACACGCATTACGAAAACTACATTTGGATCTATTAATTATTGAATAACTATTGAATATAAATTCAttgttactaaaaaaaaataagttatttgTTCAcacatttttatcatatattcatGTTTAAATGTGTGACAAATTAGTTAGAATGAATGAAAGTTGTGTACATGactaattaaatatgaaagttcATATGGATCACACttaaaattttggatttttaaacTTCACATTTTTTAGCGTGAAtaaatttttacacttttaagtgcagacttttatactttattatatttatttctaCGCATTTAATAATGTGACCTTTTAGTTTAATATAGTTTTAAGCAGTTATTAGcatgaaaattttatataaattgttcacgcaaattaaacatgtaagtaactaaatttttttttttgtagtgttactttaattttctttcttataatGTTAGAATAAGTAAGTAAATATTATGATAATAACATACATGCAATATAAGTATACAAAAATCATGAATACGTTAGTTAATTGATTAATTGGTCAGGAATATTTTCTTGGTTCATTATGTGAGTCTCGAATGTGAGTTTTTTTTCAAGGTTTTGGGTTTGAGTATTaagtttctcatctcaaggtatttttcatgagcAGGAGGTTGGAGGTCCAACAAATCGCTTGTTAAAGTTGcctccaacacgtctgaatcaaaactaactttaaataataataataataatgatgatgatgataataataataataataattacataaaagtACAAAACACAATAAAAATGAATTGACCATTTTCACTATGGAGAAACtaataaaatgaagttgaaaCATTCCATGGTGAAAAAAGTTGACTAGcaattaagtttgaaatacGCGGGTACTTAGAAAGTAGTTATGCATTTTGATTTGCGAATAGTCAATTACATACGAGTAATAATACATAAGTTATTGGTTGACTATGTTCTCATTGatcattgtatatataaatactcaTGGATACACTATAGTATATTCCATCGTCCTCACTTGAGCTTTAAGAAGATAGTGATGACCACCATGAAATTTGCTTTCTATTTCCTAACTCTTTGTGCCATTCTTGAAGCTTATTATGCTAGACCTTTACATGGTATATATTTAACCACTTAATTACCTTACTTTTCACATCATGTATATACCTTCTATATCTATTCTACTTTATTGGCAATTGCATTTACTACTTAATTGTTAAAGGTATATATCTTAAGTTCTTAACAAAAGGCTTTCATTTGCAGATGTATCTATACAACCATCCTTGAAAGTAGCCAAGGTAATTCAGATGGTGGTAACCCAAGAAGAAGTAgccttatcatcatcatcatctcgtTTGTCACATGACCATACTAATTTTGGCCGAGTCGcaaaatcaccaccaccaccaaaagtAGCACCATCTAAAGGTCAGGATACTTATGGGCGAGTCGCAAAAGCACCACCGCCACCAAAAGTAGCACCCTCAAAAGGCCAGGATACTTATGGCCGAGTCGCAAAAGCCCCACCACCCCCTAAAGAAGCACCCTCTAAAGGCCAGGATACTTATGGTCGAGTCGTCaaagcaccaccaccaccaaaagtAGCACCATCTAAAGGCCAAGATACTTTAGGTCGAGTTGCAaaagcaccaccaccaccaccgacaGTAGCACCTTCTAGAGGCCAGGATACTTACGGTCGAGATAACCCAAAAGCCCCACCATCACCATCAGTAGCACCAGCACGGGGTCAAACGACTTATGGCAGAGATAAGTCAATAAGTCCGCCAGTGAATTCGTCGTATACTAATGATGTTAAAATGTTATCAAATGAAGATGGTTGGTACTCCATTGCATCTTTGTGGCTGCCATCTTATGTCATTAGAGTATTCAGGGACTAATTATGAAGATCCAAGACTACAACCTTTTACGTACCgctcaaaaatattaattattgttactgttggaaaaaaaaaaatagatatctGACTAATTATGTAGGTCTAATAAAATAGATGCTATACATCTTATTTGATCCTATTGATATGAAATCAAAAAGTGATGTTTATACAATGTTAATTTGATGCATGCATATAAATGAGTTCAAAATTAACATCTATACAGAATTTTCTCCGATATTCCATCATTGAAAAATGAATGAAGTTTTTCAGTTTGACTGTTTAGCCATTTTTAATTAAGTCCAGTATGGATATATGTTTAAACTTACGAATTTACGATAAGTCAATACATTgtttgggatatatatatatagcaacaaACAAAGTTTAGTTGGATCTTGATCGTAAGTACGTAGTACTGTCTTTTTCTCTTACACAATTATATGCCCGAGTCCAAAATGAATTGCTAGCCGTGTATCATATATGTTAGGCGTAGAATCAATTTACTTGTGAATGGTTTGACGTACAGTTAATTATATGTTTAAGCTCTAAAGGGCCACATGTGTGAAATAAAGGAATAGCTTCAATTCGGATGAAGTGAGTCAAATGGGTTAAAAGGTCAACTCGGTTGCAAATGTGACAAACAGAATAAGTATATTCTATCAGAGTTCATCTATATGTTTATGACGCTATGTAAAGAAGTCTAaaatttgagataaaacaaCTAATAATGTTTGATAATTAGTCTCTCCATCCCTACTTAGTtgttacttttaaaatatttttctcCAACTTTGacgataaatatttttgtttgtattttataatatttaaaagttaaaaagttaatttgttaaatcaagttaatttatttatttattttatatttaagtgttataaaatataaacaaatatattcgAGTTCAAAGTTGTGACAAAAAGACTTTAAAAGTCAACAGTGAACAACTAAAATGAGACGAAAAGAGTAGTTTTTTATATGGTTCAATTAATATGACTTGATATCTGCTCTAACATGGATGTAAGGGAACCTAGTCGAACTTTAGAGAAGAGCTTCCTGATCTGGTCAATGACTCGCAAATTAGCGGTATATATGAGTAAAAGTTCAAGACAAGGATGCATAGCGATGTATCTCTCTTGACATATTAGCCGAGTTGGGAAAGAGAACTTTTTATCGGGGATATTGATTTTAGTGCGCATTAAataaactccaagtttttcaaaataaaaaaaaatagtatttataattcattttagggatttgctaactagtgcacctagtgcactagttaagaaacatttaataaagcatttaatgaagtccaactttcctaaaatatgaaaatatgtattaattgtttatttaaaaataaaaattgttaggttgaattaatacacattaaatataatttttgattaataaggaaACAACAAGTTTATTAAATGCTTCTTAATTAATGCActaggggcactagttagcaaatcccttcattttaatatgataaacttgatttaataataattaaatgtatttttaaattaaattaataattaacattaattatattttttgattatttaagaaacttgaagtttattttattaatcgATCTCATAACCAATGGCACAATGCCAAGTTAGTAGTAAATCCTTTTTAATTTAAGCAGATGACATCGTTTTCATTCATTGCTTTAATGCTTGATCAGTTTAATTATAACAATTATTGTTATGGTAATgtcattaaaattatttatttatctttcagCTGGTAAGATAGTAACAACTAACAAACATCTCGAGCTTGaacaatccttttttttttataagttagtAGATTGATGataattaactaaatatatatgttgggATTAGTTAtcgtaaaataaatattaattaaggttatatataactaatataagataaaatattgaTTCTCAaggattaattaaacataagtaTATATAGATGCACGATAATTTTATGATTCGGAATAATTTTTagtgaaggaaaaaaaattattctatttgttttatctttatatctatttcattatttcatttttaactataatccgtatctatatatatatatatatatatatatttatctaatatgGTGAAATGTAGCTTCACTCCATGAACAAAACATGCTTTAATGGTTCACGGGGGTATATGTCCGTGTATGACCTAAACAAATTGCACTTATTTATATGACACTATATGATAAGTTGCAATCACCTTTAACCGTAAATTATATGGCTTCTTACTTTATTTGATTtctataactatatatttttgtgtattaCCTTTTTGTTCCATTATCTTATTAATATACATAAAGCACAATAAAAATGAATGACCATTTTCATAGTGGAGTTACTAATAAAGTGAAGTTGATGGAATGCATATCACTTTGGCGAAGAAGACATGCATCGGTAGTTATTTTTTTCACCTTATGGAAGTACGGAAACGAGCACGTGTTTTTATGATACTAACCAGAGTAAAATCAAACTATAGAATTAATTTATATTGGTCTGAAATTTCTAATTAtctttaaaactatataaatacataaaaatagtactacaaatataaagttttattgaTATTGTGAGGTTGGCATGACCACCCTTGACCATCATATAACTCCGTCACCGATGATGGTAATTGTGTGGAATTTGATTTCAATGTATCtcaagtattttttttccccttaagTTTATGGATTTTGAGTAGATgcatgggtatatatatattgcggGACTAGTGATTAAAAACATTCTCCTTATCATGTAACTTGATTGTATTTTTGATCTCGAGCTGAATCATTTTCAACCCGTTggaactttttttatttaataaacttcCATTcaaaatagtaatagtaataaaaataaagtaaaatgaagttgaaaCATTCCATTGTATGCGGTTTGAACATGACTGCCAATACACGCGGGTACTTAAAGTGGGCGTTTTGATTTTCGTATAGTCAATTAACTTAGTTGACAATATTCTCATTGATCATTGcatgatgcatatatatatataatagttatggATGCACTACTCTAGTGTATTCCATCCTCACTTGAGCTTAAAGAAGAGAGCGATTATCACCACCATGAAATTTGCCTTCTTTTTTCTAACTCTTTGTGCTATTCTTGAAGCTTATTATGCTAGACATTTACAAGGTAGTACTTAAACACTTAATCTACTTTTTAGATAGTGTCAATACCTTCTATATCTATTATAGTTAATTAATTGGCAATTAAGCATTTTCGAAAAGGTAAATCTTAACAAATGGCTTTTATTTGCAGATGTAACTATACTACAATCATTTAAGGTACCCAAGGTAATTCAAATGGTGGTAACCCCAGAAGGAGCACTCTTATCACCATCATCTACTTTGTCAAATGACCATACTACTTATGGTCGAGTCGCAAAAGCACCACCACCGCCTGAATTAGCACCCTCTAAAGGCCATGATACTTATGGTCGAGGCGCAaaagcaccaccaccaccaccaaaagtAGCACCCTCTAAAGGCCAAGATACTTATGGCCGAGATAACCCAAAAGCACCACCACCGCCAAAAGTAGCACCTTCCAAAGGCCAGGATACCTATGGTCGAGTCGCAaaagcaccaccaccaccaaaagtAGCACCCTCTAAAGGCCAAGATACTTACGGCCGAGATAACCCAaaagcaccaccaccaccaaaagtAGCACCCTCTAAAGGCCAAGATACTTACGGCCGAGATAACCCAaaagcaccaccaccaccaaaagtAGCACCCTCTAAAGGCCAAGATACTTACGGCCGAGATAACCCAAAAGCACCACCACCGCCAAAAGTAGCACCCTCTAAAGGCCAAGATACTTACGGCCGAGATAACCcaaaaacaccaccaccaccaaaagtAGCACCCTCTAAAGGCCA
It encodes:
- the LOC122607126 gene encoding basic salivary proline-rich protein 1-like isoform X1, encoding MTTMKFAFYFLTLCAILEAYYARPLHDVSIQPSLKVAKVIQMVVTQEEVALSSSSSRLSHDHTNFGRVAKSPPPPKVAPSKGQDTYGRVAKAPPPPKVAPSKGQDTYGRVAKAPPPPKEAPSKGQDTYGRVVKAPPPPKVAPSKGQDTLGRVAKAPPPPPTVAPSRGQDTYGRDNPKAPPPPKVAPSKGQDTYGRDNPKAPPPPKVAPSKGQDTYGRVAKAPPPPKVAPSKGQDTYGRDNPKAPPPPKVAPSKGQDTYGRDNPKAPPPPKVAPSKGQDTYGRDNPKAPPPPKVAPSKGQDTYGRDNPKTPPPPKVAPSKGQDTYGRDNPKAPPLMAQPLVHNIYNGHGLKESDDAPSQGQATYDQDTPKATTSSSVTQAQIHVAYNEHNIKGSNDEPSQGQNTYGRDDPKTPPSPSVAPARGQTTYGRYKPISLPVDSSYTKVLSNEDGWYSIASLWLPSYVIRVFWDL
- the LOC122607126 gene encoding extensin-like isoform X2, yielding MKFAFFFLTLCAILEAYYARHLQDVTILQSFKVPKVIQMVVTPEGALLSPSSTLSNDHTTYGRVAKAPPPPELAPSKGHDTYGRGAKAPPPPPKVAPSKGQDTYGRDNPKAPPPPKVAPSKGQDTYGRVAKAPPPPKVAPSKGQDTYGRDNPKAPPPPKVAPSKGQDTYGRDNPKAPPPPKVAPSKGQDTYGRDNPKAPPPPKVAPSKGQDTYGRDNPKTPPPPKVAPSKGQDTYGRDNPKAPPLMAQPLVHNIYNGHGLKESDDAPSQGQATYDQDTPKATTSSSVTQAQIHVAYNEHNIKGSNDEPSQGQNTYGRDDPKTPPSPSVAPARGQTTYGRYKPISLPVDSSYTKVLSNEDGWYSIASLWLPSYVIRVFWDL